One part of the Tachysurus fulvidraco isolate hzauxx_2018 chromosome 23, HZAU_PFXX_2.0, whole genome shotgun sequence genome encodes these proteins:
- the LOC113658142 gene encoding polymeric immunoglobulin receptor-like: MKILLLVIILYLISGPADCSDVIGYSGGSVFVYSDINWYKHNSKYICKVNEKDCTDIIRVDTKRHQVQEGRFLLYANTNKFFLVLIRKLKPQDAGMYRFGLGDQSNLTMNLNIYNNTSSGLPKIINAYLGQNITITCNYPGKYERNTKFVNTVDDDIIINRVLDTNTKFQNGRFSISDDRSAKVLSVNISDVRKTDEVFYLFGVYCGDGSVKYSSYFTEVWLHVTDTDLTNSTALIETPSAVCFTSSIIIIIIISVCVFETLLLIGGCGLMIYKVRQKRTQDNTAFKSKENKQLIPDYNTDSASVYENIKMSAF, from the exons ATGAAGATCCTCCTCCTCGTCATCATCCTCTACCTGATCTCAG gtccaGCAGACTGCTCTGATGTGATTGGTTACTCAGGTGGAAGTGTCTTTGTGTACTCTGATATAAACTGGTACAAACACAATAGTAAATATATCTGCAAAGTAAATGAAAAAGACTGCACTGATATAATACGTGTTGACACCAAACGCCACCAAGTTCAAGAAGGAAGATTCCTGTTgtatgcaaacacaaacaaattctTCTTAGTATTGATCAGAAAGCTGAAGCCACAAGATGCTGGAATGTATAGGTTTGGACTGGGGGATCAGAGCAACCTGACCATGAACCTAAACATTTATAATA ATACATCTTCGGGGTTGCCAAAAATAATAAACGCTTATCTTGGGCAGAATATTACCATCACCTGTAACTATCCAGGGAAGTATGAGAGAAACACCAAATTCGTCAACACAGTGGATGATGACATTATCATTAATCGAGTTCTGGATACTAACACAAAATTTCAGAACGGCAGATTCTCCATTTCTGATGACAGAAGTGCTAAAGTTCTCAGTGTGAACATCAGCGACGTGAGAAAAACtgatgaagtattttatttatttggtgtgtATTGTGGAGACGGATCAGTCAAATATAGCTCCTACTTTACAGAGGTGTGGCTACATGTTACAG ACACCGACCTGACGAACTCAACAGCACTGATAGAAACTCCATCTGCAGTGTGTTTCA CTTcctctatcatcatcatcatcatcatcagtgtttgtgtctttgaGACTCTGCTGCTGATCGGAGGATGTGGACTAATGATCTACAAAGTGAGACAGAAGAGAACACAAG ATAATACAGCATTCAAAAGTAAAGAGAATAAACAA CTTATTCCTGATTATAACACAGATTCAGCTTCTGTGTATGAAAACATCAAAATGAGTGCATTTTAA